GCATGTACAGTCAACAGTAAGTGCAGGACAAAGAGGTAACACAGAATGCACAAAACCTAACAACTCAAAATgcttaaatgttgttttatccCTAgacttaaaacacaaaaaactaaaatatgacTAACATCCAGGACTATTTGacagaagaaaatcaaaataatatacaattaggaaacaacaacaaaaaaaaaaaaaaatacaatggCAGAAAAAGAGATTATACTTGTCATTGTCAGTGTGGTTAACCTGTGTGGAGAAAAGAATACAGTATAAAGAGGAGTGGGATGGTTGAGTCTAAATATAGCAGTCAGTGCACTGAACAATGTTTCAGTTTGAGTCTGTTCTTACCTTGATAGCCACTATTCCCAAAGAAGCCATTCAAATCATATTTGCCATTCTTTGCTcctgaagacaaagaaaagaaagaatgcaAACTGTTACGCAACTGTTAAAATCTTTTTCTCTTGGAATGTTATTTACATTGATTACATAGTATTACAAAGCAAGCTCACAGTGTCCTCATGGATTCAAATGTTGACATGGTAAACATATCTGCAAATTATCAATAAAGTGTTTATCTCCATTGCTGAATCatccttcatcttcctctgctgctcccttCCACCTCATTACTTTATTGGAGTCTAAATGATCTGTCTTGCAGTGCTTTTACCTCTTTGGGACTTGCCTTGTGGGTGAAAATGCAGTTTgaactgctgctgaatgtgtatCTGCCGTGGCAGCTGCTGTTGTAGCAGGGCGTCGGATTGCTCGGGCACCTGAACTGCACCGTTCGTCTCTGTGGCGGGTGCGGAATCAAGGCTGAGGCTGGCGGTGCCCGCCGCAGGGTCGGGCAGGCCTTCAACGCCCGCGCCAAGAACCACTTTGGGTGTGAAGGAGGACTCTACGGGCAGATAGGATGGGACAGAGGGGTAGGCCAAGGTGGGGCTAGGAGTGGGAGCTGCAGGAAACGCAACAACTAGGGTGGAAAGGCAAATAAGCAGACATGATAGAGGGAAAAAATAGGTGAATGGTGTGAAAGATTCCAGTGCGGTCtttattattaatgtgtttttatacaGTTAAAATGTTGGGATGAAGCTACCTTCTGGCTGCACTTGTCCATTTATGTAGCCCACATTTTCTGTAAGTGATAAATAACAGCTAAACATTTAACTGAATTCAATGGAGCCAAAAGAGACAACAATGCAGAAATACATTCTATATTTACCATATCTATCAACCGACATCCCCTCGCCTTCAACTGCAATTGCTGGAGATGGTAGCTCACCCTTCACTAACACATAAGAAGCAAAACAGATAAGCGATTGGACTCTACAGTCTATTTGTGCTGTAAATCTCTCAAAAAGAAAGCTTGTTCTCTAACACACCGTAGGATTTTCCAGCTGAATCTGGCTCAAGAGGCAGGGACTCATAAGGTAAACCAGCTGTACCTGTTTAAGGCAAAAAGAGGACACTGTAAaggtacatttacatttacactgtaAATTTGTTTGCGTATTTCTAAACAGACTGGTCAGGTAAATACCACCAATAGTGACAAAATACCATATTCTAAAATACCACATATACCTTCAGATGCAGATTCAAGGGGCTGTGACTGGTGTGCTCCCTGGTCTGTGAAAAGATTAATGTGAAACCATGTagcaaacatgttaaaaatgcagaggaaaaaaaagactgacatgaaaaaaaaggaaaacataaaaGGATGTACCATATTTCCCTGCAGATTTTGCTTCACCACCAAAACCGAGAGCTTGTGGTGCATAGGGAACTTCACCGCCTCCTTAGTAGgaagcagtcacacacacagatgacaagTTAAAACCAAATCTACCAAAAAGGTAAACAAATGACATGTAGAAGGTAGTTTGTAGTAGTAGTCGTTTGCTGAATCTCACCGTATTTGCTTGTTAATTTTCCATTATTTCCAAGCCCAAGAGGCTCAGGCTGATATGGTGACCCTGCCAGACCTGGAAGAAAACACATAATGAAATACTGGCAAGGatcagatgagaagatcagtATGGCTCATGTCTGTCCAGTACATATGAAGCCACTCCAGCAGCTGGCTAACTTAGGCTATGCTTAGGATAAAGactagcctgactctgtccagaGGTAATAATATCCACCTACTGTGCCTCCACCTCTAAAGCTaactcatttgtttaatccatacaaaagcTAACAAGGTTAAACCAGCTGTTCAATAGCTTCGTATTTATCTGACAATAAAGctaataagcatatttcccctgttgaatttttcctttaaagggTTTTACCATATTTGCCAGCAGATGTGGCCTCAGGGCTCAGTCCGGCTGCTTGAGCTTCATAAGGAAGTCTTCCATAACctgtagaggaagaggagaaataaTAAAAGGTTAATGAAGAGGGAACTTTTACAGAAGTGCAACTGATATTATGCTTCTCAACTGAAGACAACTGAGCTCATTATTCACCATATTTGCCGGCCATATTTCCATTACTGCCAAGACCAAAAAGTTGCCCACCACTGGGAAACCCTCCAGGCCCTGAGcaaagatggagggaaaacatCATAAAATGGTCACATAATCTCTCAAAATGGACCCTGTTTAGAAGCCTTTTCAGAGCCTTGTGTAGATTGTGGATTTAATGTTATTAAGAGTGGCTACTATAGTGAAGATAAACCTATTAGTCATAGAAAAAAGCTTGCACACTGACCATATTTTCCAGCAGCGGGATCTCCTCCTATGCTGGCACCAAGACCACCTGAGAGTATTTggaattattatcattaatatctCAAGACAGTTAAGACCTCTGTAACTCAGTATACAGAGCATGGTACCAACATCCCAGTTTGGATCCAACACACTAAAAACTCCTGATGGTACAGCACATTATTTTGTAATGCAGTTAACCTTTTGTTATCATGGTTGCTTAAGACACACAATTCTTACCATATTTTCCAGATGATTTCCCATTACCTGCAGGCCCGTATTGTCCTCCACCATATCCTGGATAGAATTGAGACAAAGAGTTTAGAAGCGgagtttatttacacacaaattTAGCCAAACCATGCAACAATAATAAAGACATACCATACTTTCCTGCACCATTAGTTCCTGTACTGAGGGGCTGTCCTCCAAATTGCAGCCCACCGATGCCTGAATTAGAGTGAGCAAGGTTTAAGATTTAGAGTTCTGGTCATCAAGGTGACGCAGAAGCTTATGAGTTATGTACTAATAAAGCCATAAACCTCATAAAACTCCTCTCTACTCTCCAAGCATTATTATGGTGGAGTGATAGGATATGACCAAGATGGACTCACCGTACTTGGTGTTTGACTTCTCTGCACCCATTCCAAGCGTCTGACCACCATAAGGCAAGCCACCCATTCCTGTAAGATTGATTTGGTTCTAATGCGCTGCCTTTTCTCACCAAGTGTATTATGTTAATAAACATCTGCATGTGTGAATTTACACATACCACCATACATGCTGCCCGACTTTCCATTTGGACCAAGACTAGCAGACTGAGGCTCAAACTGACTGATTCCTGTACAAGAACACAGGAAATGTGCATCACATCTAACTTTTACACCTTGAGATGAATATGCTCCTAACATGCAGAGAGTTAGACAGCTCCTCTCTTGCAGCAAGAATTTCATCAATGCTTTAGATGTGCAAAAATAGACTGATGTGAGTCACTGCTGCCTAAGGAGCAGCACTCAAAATGTACTGCATATCAGCATTTTGGATTTCAGCCActcttacatttgtttttatttcattcttagTCCATTTTTGCACACCCACCACAGTCAGCAACACAATATTAATCctagtgtttcctgttttatttcaacTGTAGATTACATTGTAGAATATTTTTCCCACTAAAATCCTTCAAGTCACACATgcttaaatcagatttttatatGATGACACGGTCTTACCATCTATCCCTGCAGGAACCACTGGGGCTCCATTGTAAGGTATTTGTTTAGCACCACCTGTATAATCAGCAGCAAATTAAACAATCATGGATTATTATCAGTATTTAACTACCCATGTCTTGTTGGCCTCTTCAAAATCAATCTTTACTGTCCAACTATACCTGAtttagcatcagcagcagcagcagcagcaccctgaCCAAGACCTGGGGAAAAGACAAATATTGACTTTCACAGAAAAAGTAGTTGTTGCAGATTGttgcaaaacagatttttggAGTTTAATATTATATAATGGTACTCACTTGCATAGTCAGGCTGCACACTGGCACTATAACCATTTCCATTTCCATACCCTGGAAAAGACTAAACTACCTCAGTACACAGAACTTAAACTAGGGGTGAGCTAAATAATGCATGGGAATATGGCATCTGCCAATTCTCAGAGTATGTTATATTGTTTATGGATTCAGTACtttaacaacattaaacagaAGCCTACCTGATTTGGATTTGCTTGCTTCACCCACACCTGCATTTCCTGAGAAAAATGGCAGAAGTTCAGTAAAACTCTGAGCCTCAGTTCATAAAGTAGACCTGACCTATCACCAGCTTACTGGTTGAATTAAAAGCCAATATTTAATAAAGTGTATCCTTTGAAAGTGCACCTCCATATGAATTTCCATTTCCATATCCAGCTCCAAGGTATGCTCCTTGTCCATAACCTGCTAAGAGCAAACGgaaaaattatcaaaatacATACCACACCTCTGGTTCTAGTTGCTGTATTT
Above is a window of Lates calcarifer isolate ASB-BC8 linkage group LG23, TLL_Latcal_v3, whole genome shotgun sequence DNA encoding:
- the cmn gene encoding calymmin, with amino-acid sequence MYGGMGGLPYGGQTLGMGAEKSNTKYGIGGLQFGGQPLSTGTNGAGKYGYGGGQYGPAGNGKSSGKYGGLGASIGGDPAAGKYGPGGFPSGGQLFGLGSNGNMAGKYGYGRLPYEAQAAGLSPEATSAGKYGLAGSPYQPEPLGLGNNGKLTSKYGGGEVPYAPQALGFGGEAKSAGKYDQGAHQSQPLESASEGTAGLPYESLPLEPDSAGKSYVKGELPSPAIAVEGEGMSVDRYENVGYINGQVQPEVVAFPAAPTPSPTLAYPSVPSYLPVESSFTPKVVLGAGVEGLPDPAAGTASLSLDSAPATETNGAVQVPEQSDALLQQQLPRQIHIQQQFKLHFHPQGKSQRGKSTARQII